One stretch of Pseudomonas azotoformans DNA includes these proteins:
- the purB gene encoding adenylosuccinate lyase — protein MQLSSLTAVSPVDGRYAGKTQALRPIFSEYGLIRARVLVEVRWLQRLAAHPAISEVPAFSAEANAALNTLAENFSLEHAERVKEIERTTNHDVKAIEYLLKEQAAKLPELAQVSEFIHFACTSEDINNLSHALMLREGRDDVMLPLMRQTANAIRELAIRFADVPMLSRTHGQPASPTTLGKELANVVYRLERQIAQVAAVPLLGKINGAVGNYNAHLSAYPEIDWEANARAFIEDELGLGFNPYTTQIEPHDYIAELFDAIARFNTILIDFDRDIWGYISLGYFKQRTIAGEIGSSTMPHKVNPIDFENSEGNLGIANALFQHLASKLPISRWQRDLTDSTVLRNLGVGFAHSVIAYEASLKGISKLELNEQKIAADLDACWEVLAEPIQTVMRRYNIENPYEKLKELTRGKGISPEALQTFIDGLDMPAAAKAELKLLTPANYIGNAVEQAKRI, from the coding sequence ATGCAGCTCTCTTCGCTCACTGCGGTTTCCCCTGTAGACGGCCGCTACGCCGGCAAAACCCAGGCCCTGCGCCCTATTTTCAGCGAATACGGCCTGATCCGCGCTCGTGTACTGGTTGAAGTGCGTTGGCTCCAGCGCCTGGCCGCTCACCCCGCCATCAGCGAAGTGCCGGCGTTTTCCGCCGAAGCCAACGCTGCGCTCAACACCCTGGCGGAAAACTTCTCCCTGGAGCACGCCGAGCGTGTGAAAGAGATCGAGCGCACCACCAACCACGACGTCAAAGCCATCGAATACCTGCTCAAAGAGCAAGCGGCCAAGCTGCCGGAACTGGCCCAGGTCAGCGAATTCATCCACTTTGCCTGCACCAGCGAGGACATCAACAACCTGTCCCACGCCCTGATGCTGCGCGAAGGCCGTGATGACGTGATGCTGCCGCTGATGCGTCAGACCGCCAACGCCATCCGCGAACTGGCCATCCGCTTCGCCGACGTGCCGATGCTGTCGCGCACCCACGGCCAGCCGGCGTCGCCGACCACCCTGGGCAAAGAACTGGCCAACGTGGTGTACCGCCTGGAACGCCAGATCGCTCAAGTCGCCGCTGTACCGCTGCTGGGCAAGATCAACGGCGCCGTGGGCAACTACAACGCCCACCTGTCGGCCTACCCGGAGATCGACTGGGAAGCCAACGCCCGCGCTTTCATCGAAGATGAGCTGGGCCTGGGCTTCAACCCGTACACCACGCAGATCGAACCGCACGACTACATCGCCGAGCTGTTCGACGCCATTGCGCGCTTCAACACCATCCTGATCGACTTCGATCGCGATATCTGGGGCTACATCTCCCTGGGCTACTTCAAGCAGCGCACCATTGCCGGTGAAATCGGTTCGTCGACCATGCCGCACAAGGTCAACCCGATCGACTTCGAAAACTCCGAAGGCAACCTCGGCATCGCCAACGCCCTGTTCCAGCACCTGGCCAGCAAGTTGCCGATCTCCCGCTGGCAGCGCGACCTGACCGACTCCACCGTACTGCGCAACCTCGGCGTGGGCTTCGCTCACAGCGTGATCGCGTACGAAGCCAGCCTCAAAGGCATCAGCAAGCTGGAACTCAACGAGCAGAAGATCGCCGCTGACCTGGACGCGTGCTGGGAAGTCCTGGCCGAGCCGATCCAGACCGTGATGCGCCGCTACAACATCGAAAACCCGTACGAGAAGCTCAAAGAGTTGACGCGCGGCAAGGGCATCAGCCCTGAAGCGCTGCAAACTTTCATCGACGGCCTGGACATGCCAGCCGCCGCCAAGGCCGAACTGAAACTGCTCACCCCGGCCAACTACATCGGTAACGCTGTAGAGCAAGCCAAGCGCATCTGA
- a CDS encoding ribosomal protein uL16 3-hydroxylase, whose amino-acid sequence MNPDIPLQLLGGITAREFLRDYWQKKPLLIRQAIPDFESPIDADELAGLALEEEVESRLVIEHGERPWELRRGPFAEDAFSTLPDREWTLLVQAVDQFVPEVAELLEQFRFLPSWRIDDVMISFAAPGGSVGPHFDNYDVFLLQAQGKRNWKIGQMCSSESALLQHADLRILAEFEESAEWVLEPGDMLYLPPRLAHFGIAEDDCMTYSVGFRAPSAAEVLTHFTDFLSQYLTDEERYTDADAQPVSDPHQIQSDALDRLKSLLAEHMSDERMLLTWFGQFMTEPRYPELVAGEELGEEDFISALEDGAILVRNPSARMAWSEVDDDVLLFASGQSRYLPGKLRELLKLVCSADALHSENLGEWLADEDGRDLLCELVKQGSLGFADE is encoded by the coding sequence ATGAATCCTGATATCCCTCTTCAACTTCTGGGCGGCATCACGGCACGGGAATTCCTGCGCGACTACTGGCAGAAAAAACCGCTGCTGATCCGCCAGGCCATTCCTGATTTCGAAAGCCCGATCGACGCCGACGAACTGGCCGGCCTGGCACTGGAAGAAGAAGTCGAGTCGCGCCTGGTGATCGAGCATGGCGAGCGCCCGTGGGAGCTGCGTCGCGGTCCGTTCGCCGAAGACGCCTTCAGCACCCTGCCTGATCGTGAGTGGACCCTGCTGGTACAGGCGGTCGACCAGTTCGTACCGGAAGTGGCCGAATTGCTGGAGCAGTTCCGCTTTCTGCCGAGCTGGCGCATCGACGATGTGATGATCAGCTTCGCCGCACCGGGCGGCAGCGTTGGCCCGCACTTCGACAACTACGACGTGTTCCTGCTGCAAGCCCAGGGCAAGCGCAACTGGAAGATCGGCCAGATGTGCAGCTCCGAAAGCGCGCTGCTGCAGCACGCCGACCTGCGCATCCTCGCCGAATTCGAAGAAAGCGCCGAGTGGGTCCTGGAACCGGGCGACATGCTTTACCTGCCGCCGCGCCTGGCGCATTTCGGCATTGCCGAAGACGACTGTATGACCTACTCCGTGGGCTTCCGCGCACCGAGCGCGGCCGAGGTGCTGACCCACTTCACCGACTTCCTCAGCCAGTACCTGACCGACGAAGAGCGCTACACCGACGCCGACGCCCAGCCGGTCAGCGACCCGCATCAGATCCAGAGCGACGCCCTGGATCGCCTCAAGAGCCTGCTCGCCGAGCACATGAGCGACGAGCGTATGCTGCTGACCTGGTTCGGCCAGTTCATGACCGAACCGCGCTACCCGGAACTGGTGGCCGGCGAAGAACTCGGCGAAGAGGACTTCATCAGCGCCCTGGAAGACGGCGCGATCCTGGTGCGCAACCCAAGCGCACGAATGGCCTGGTCGGAAGTGGATGACGATGTACTGCTGTTCGCCAGCGGGCAAAGCCGTTACCTGCCGGGTAAATTGCGTGAACTGCTGAAGCTGGTGTGTTCGGCCGATGCGCTGCACAGCGAGAACCTGGGCGAATGGCTGGCGGACGAAGACGGCCGCGACCTGCTGTGCGAATTGGTCAAGCAAGGAAGCCTGGGATTTGCCGATGAATAA